One stretch of Arachis duranensis cultivar V14167 chromosome 1, aradu.V14167.gnm2.J7QH, whole genome shotgun sequence DNA includes these proteins:
- the LOC107461174 gene encoding glutamate receptor 2.8 translates to MANNKSLSYLVAWWLVIMFLVAPSISSMEETVKLRVGVPKKEGFPEFVNVIWDEDEHKYNVSGYCMDVFNAVLTFLPFKVSLQIEAYDVNESGQSSTGTYDALVQQIPQKYDVVVGDITILANRSKFVDFTLPYTESGVQMVVAARQGREQSMWTFVKPFSWDLWLSIVVISMFIGSVILIMERNKQVANSQQLSPIYFLWFPISQAVLPEREGVVKKCSRFVLMVWLLLAFVLMQSYTASLTTMMTVEQLQPSFLNVDDLRTGDYYVGYQTGSFVYDLLLHKWKFNPSKLRAYGSVSQYHQALKIGSRGGGVSAIVDELPYLKLFLQKYGSNYMIAGPTYRTAGFGFAFARNSNLTAAFSRGILEVTESDEMDKIEAKYFGKIMNNGWQDQADASTTTSSSSSPSSLTFYSFSGLFLVTGSATLLALFVSETVIWRTPISMAKAYSRKYLFRTTSSTSTQTHPTTDDDSSSHTTESV, encoded by the exons ATGGCTAATAACAAGAGCTTGTCATACCTTGTGGCATGGTGGCTTGTCATAATGTTTTTGGTTGCGCCAAGTATATCATCCATGGAAGAAACAGTGAAACTGCGAGTAGGGGTGCCCAAGAAAGAAGGCTTCCCGGAATTTGTGAACGTAATATGGGACGAAGATGAACACAAGTACAATGTCAGTGGATATTGCATGGATGTTTTCAATGCCGTATTAACCTTCTTACCTTTCAAAGTTTCACTACAAATTGAAGCTTACGACGTTAATGAATCAGGACAGAGCAGCACTGGAACATACGATGCACTTGTACAACAAATCCCCCAAAAG TATGATGTTGTGGTAGGGGATATCACAATACTAGCGAATCGTTCGAAGTTTGTTGATTTCACGTTGCCATATACAGAATCAGGAGTTCAAATGGTTGTAGCAGCTCGGCAGGGAAGGGAGCAAAGCATGTGGACTTTTGTGAAACCCTTCAGCTGGGATCTTTGGTTAAGCATAGTTGTCATCTCTATGTTCATAGGTTCTGTCATACTCATCATGGAAAGGAACAAGCAGGTAGCCAATTCGCAACAACTAAGCCCAATCTACTTCTTATGGTTTCCAATTTCTCAAGCCGTTCTTCCTGAAA GAGAGGGAGTAGTGAAGAAGTGCTCGAGGTTTGTGTTGATGGTGTGGCTTCTGTTGGCGTTTGTGCTGATGCAAAGCTACACGGCGAGCTTGACGACCATGATGACGGTGGAGCAGCTTCAACCGAGTTTTCTGAACGTGGATGATCTACGCACAGGGGATTACTATGTTGGATACCAAACTGGATCATTCGTTTATGATCTCTTGCTACACAAGTGGAAATTCAACCCTTCCAAGCTCAGGGCTTATGGCAGCGTTTCTCAATATCACCAAGCTTTGAAGATTGGAAGCCGTGGCGGTGGCGTTTCCGCTATAGTCGATGAACTTCCCTACCTTAAACTCTTCCTTCAAAAATATGGATCTAATTACATGATCGCTGGTCCAACCTATCGAACTGCTGGCTTTGGTTTT GCATTTGCAAGAAACTCTAATCTTACAGCTGCGTTTTCAAGAGGGATTCTGGAAGTGACTGAGAGTGACGAAATGGATAAGATCGAGGCAAAATATTTTGGCAAGATTATGAATAATGGATGGCAAGACCAAGCTGATGCTTCAACAACAACGTCCTCGTCGTCTTCTCCGAGCAGTCTCACGTTTTATAGCTTTTCAGGGCTGTTCCTCGTAACAGGAAGTGCAACTTTGTTGGCATTATTTGTCTCCGAGACAGTGATTTGGCGAACACCAATTTCCATGGCCAAAGCATATAGTCGCAAATATTTGTTCCGCACTACTAGTTCTACTTCTACGCAAACTCATCCAACAACCGATGATGATTCTTCATCACATACAACGGAATCCGTTTAA
- the LOC107461157 gene encoding glutamate receptor 2.8, with amino-acid sequence MGKINYFAYIIIQSWYLMVIITVAEFESVDSSVQPLLGGKKLIIGIPLKTGFTEFVEAKLDPTTLQLVHVSGYSIDIFSATVDYIKRYSHFNVSYEFRPFIKNGTGQSAGSYDKLVQQVSKHQYDAVVGDVSIVAERTRYVDFTLPYAESGVRMLVRVGYGGRGINMWIFLRPFSWDLWLSIILVCAFIGAAIRFMERRNIHNNNNSHEEESAQGSPPPQQLKGISILWLPIDQLFLPQRESVGKNCSKFVLVVWLILGFVLMQSYTANLSSMLTVDQLQQNYPSVDDLRTNGDNIGYPTDSYLSEVLVDKFKFDKSRLKNLTKMEDYQKALDKGTPKGGVDVIFEEIPYIKMFLKKYGSKYNMVGPHYRTDGLGFAFPINSNLTSYFSRAILNVTQNDSFMQPIEMKYFGSSNYDFEDDSYDQLSTSTSSDGTPSLNSQSFAGLFIITGIATFLALVVSESNIWRKPVTLAKVYSQKFLLMSPSWAKSKQSMDVSTKQGNKICSISEPNSIPESPSRFPKSNLALDTVV; translated from the exons ATGGGAAAGATAAATTACTTTGCCTACATTATTATTCAATCTTGGTATCTCATGGTCATAATTACAGTTGCTGAGTTTGAAAGTGTTGACTCTTCTGTTCAACCACTCCTaggaggaaagaaattgatcatTGGGATACCCTTGAAAACTGGTTTCACTGAATTCGTGGAAGCCAAGCTGGATCCTACAACACTCCAATTGGTCCACGTCAGTGGCTACTCCATTGATATCTTTTCTGCCACGGTTGACTATATCAAACGCTACTCCCATTTCAATGTCTCTTACGAGTTTCGGCCATTCATCAAAAATGGAACAGGACAAAGTGCTGGCTCTTATGACAAACTTGTTCAACAGGTTTCTAAACACCAG TATGATGCGGTGGTGGGAGACGTATCAATTGTAGCTGAGAGAACAAGGTATGTGGATTTCACGTTACCATATGCAGAGTCAGGTGTGAGGATGCTGGTGCGAGTTGGATATGGCGGCCGCGGTATAAACATGTGGATATTTCTGCGGCCATTTAGTTGGGATCTATGGTTGTCCATCATTCTAGTCTGTGCTTTTATAGGAGCTGCAATACGATTCATGGAACGTCGTAacattcataataataataatagtcatGAAGAAGAATCTGCACAAGGCTCTCCACCTCCCCAACAACTCAAAGGGATATCAATATTATGGCTTCCAATTGATCAACTCTTCCTTCCTCAga GAGAATCAGTAGGCAAGAATTGCTCCAAGTTTGTATTGGTGGTATGGTTGATATTGGGATTTGTGTTGATGCAAAGCTACACGGCAAACTTGTCATCCATGTTGACCGTGGACCAATTGCAGCAAAACTATCCAAGTGTTGATGATTTGAGAACAAATGGTGACAACATAGGGTACCCAACGGATTCCTATCTATCTGAGGTGCTGGTTGACAAATTCAAGTTTGATAAATCAAGGCTAAAGAATCTGACAAAAATGGAAGATTATCAGAAAGCTTTAGACAAAGGAACTCCAAAAGGCGGCGTTGATGTTATATTTGAGGAGATACCATACATCAAGATGTTCCTCAAAAAATATGGTTCCAAGTATAACATGGTTGGGCCTCACTATCGTACTGATGGGCTTGGCTTT gCGTTTCCAATTAACTCCAACTTAACATCTTACTTTTCAAGAGCTATATTGAACGTTACCCAGAATGATAGTTTTATGCAACCGATTGAGATGAAGTATTTTGGAAGCAGTAACTATGATTTCGAAGATGATTCTTATGATCAATTATCAACGTCAACATCATCAGATGGTACTCCTAGCCTTAACTCTCAGAGTTTTGCGGGCTTGTTCATCATCACAGGAATTGCCACATTTTTAGCTTTGGTGGTTTCTGAAAGCAACATCTGGAGAAAACCCGTAACACTAGCCAAAGTCTACAGTCAAAAGTTTCTTCTAATGTCTCCTAGTTGGGCAAAATCTAAGCAATCTATGGATGTTTCTACAAAGCAAGGGAATAAAATATGTTCTATCAGTGAACCAAATAGCATTCCTGAAAGTCCATCAAGGTTTCCAAAGTCTAATCTTGCTCTAGACACAGTTGTATAG
- the LOC107459796 gene encoding uncharacterized protein LOC107459796, with translation MASTKVQRVMTQPINLIFRFLQSKARIQIWLFEQKDLRIEGRIIGFDEYMNLVLDDAEEVNVKKNIRKTLGRILLKGDNITLMMNTGK, from the exons ATGGCTAGCACCAAAGTTCAGAGGGTTATGACCCAACCTATT AACTTGATTTTCAGGTTTCTTCAAAGT AAAGCTCGCATTCAGATTTGGCTCTTCGAGCAAAAGGATTTGAGGATCGAAGGCCGAATCATC GGTTTTGATGAATACATGAATTTGGTTCTTGATGATGCTGAAGAAGTGAACGTAAAGAAGAATATCAGAAAGACATTAG GGAGGATCCTTCTTAAAGGAGACAACATAACGTTAATGATGAACAC GGGCAAATGA